One Nonomuraea angiospora DNA segment encodes these proteins:
- a CDS encoding DUF1707 SHOCT-like domain-containing protein, whose translation MKLRTRVSDGDRDMAVQRLQQAFADGRLGSAEMEERLERALTATSHGDLVAVTADLPELPDETVELSSAGGRIRRAGDWQVPRRLRIDSEYGQVRLDLSRAVIAHAEIEIGLRLGYGSATIVLPRGASANADGVRTEWGRVTCEAPGRPRPGAPHVLVTGTIPYGRLRIRVSRRWLSR comes from the coding sequence ATGAAACTCCGGACGCGGGTCTCCGACGGCGACCGCGACATGGCCGTTCAGCGACTTCAGCAGGCCTTCGCCGACGGCCGGCTCGGCTCCGCCGAGATGGAGGAGCGGCTCGAACGCGCGCTCACCGCCACCTCCCACGGCGACCTGGTGGCGGTCACCGCCGACCTGCCGGAGCTCCCGGACGAGACGGTGGAGCTGAGCTCCGCCGGTGGCCGCATCAGGCGGGCGGGCGACTGGCAGGTCCCGCGCCGGTTGCGGATCGACTCCGAGTACGGCCAGGTACGGCTGGATCTGTCCCGCGCCGTCATCGCGCATGCCGAGATCGAGATCGGCCTCCGGCTCGGCTACGGGTCCGCCACGATCGTCCTGCCGCGCGGCGCGAGCGCGAACGCCGACGGGGTGCGCACCGAATGGGGCCGCGTGACCTGCGAGGCGCCGGGCCGGCCGCGTCCCGGCGCTCCGCACGTTCTGGTCACCGGGACGATCCCCTACGGCCGGCTGCGGATCCGCGTTTCGCGCCGGTGGCTCAGCCGGTGA
- a CDS encoding ZIP family metal transporter has product MPEWLEAGLWGSVAGGALVVGAAVAWWVKVPARWIAMIMAFGAGVLISALSFELMDEAERAGGLLPAAAGFLAGACAYVAANALLARYGARHRKRSGDQQPSEADVQGSGAAIAIGALLDGVPESVVLGLSLVGGGKIGLAVLAAVFISNVPEGLSSAAGMKRAGRGARYVFGIWGGIALASGLAALLGNLTMQSASPAVTAVIMGVAAGAILAMVADTMIPEAFERAHTLTGLVTTIGFLAAFAVERLAE; this is encoded by the coding sequence ATGCCGGAATGGCTGGAGGCTGGGCTGTGGGGTTCGGTGGCCGGCGGGGCCCTGGTCGTGGGGGCCGCGGTCGCCTGGTGGGTGAAGGTCCCGGCGCGCTGGATCGCCATGATCATGGCCTTCGGGGCGGGTGTCCTGATCTCGGCGCTGTCGTTCGAGCTGATGGACGAGGCCGAGCGCGCCGGCGGGCTCTTACCGGCCGCCGCCGGCTTCCTCGCCGGCGCCTGCGCCTACGTGGCGGCCAACGCGCTGCTGGCCCGCTACGGCGCGCGGCACCGCAAGCGTTCGGGTGACCAGCAGCCGAGCGAGGCCGACGTCCAGGGGAGCGGCGCGGCGATCGCCATCGGCGCCCTGCTGGACGGCGTGCCCGAGTCCGTGGTGCTCGGCCTGTCCCTCGTGGGCGGAGGGAAGATCGGGCTCGCGGTGCTCGCCGCGGTGTTCATCTCGAACGTCCCCGAAGGGCTCTCCAGCGCCGCCGGGATGAAGCGCGCGGGCCGCGGCGCCCGCTACGTGTTCGGCATCTGGGGCGGGATCGCGCTGGCCAGCGGCCTGGCGGCGCTGCTCGGCAATCTGACCATGCAGTCCGCCTCGCCCGCGGTCACCGCGGTGATCATGGGGGTGGCGGCGGGCGCGATCCTCGCCATGGTGGCCGACACGATGATCCCCGAAGCCTTCGAGCGCGCGCACACCCTCACGGGGCTCGTCACCACGATCGGGTTCCTGGCGGCCTTCGCCGTCGAGCGCCTGGCCGAGTGA
- a CDS encoding LacI family DNA-binding transcriptional regulator: MVTMRDVAERANVSIATVSFVINGTKRVAPETRTRIEAAIRELGYRRNVVARALASSRTRILALLHPYLEARPIATANQFLMSAAHGARERGYDLVLWPVNDDEQMSHLLAGGLVDGALLMEVQLRDPRVDRLIASGLPFALIGRTEDEDLPFVDMDFTTTIEQAVGHLRSFGHRRIALVTLRMRASTGNEPGWIMRVKSAYRGAMAAAGEPPTVIAVEGTSAGGRKAARRLSEDFPEVTGVVVVNEGASAGLVKESRALGRSVPDDLSIISAATTAELGEMIEPSLTVMTAPATELGRLGVNALIDQLEGVPDAPPNILIPCTLVPGQSVGPAPA; the protein is encoded by the coding sequence ATGGTCACGATGCGCGATGTCGCCGAGCGAGCGAACGTCTCCATCGCCACGGTCTCCTTCGTCATCAACGGCACCAAGCGGGTCGCTCCGGAGACCCGGACCCGCATCGAGGCGGCCATCCGGGAGCTCGGCTACCGGCGTAACGTCGTGGCCCGCGCGCTGGCCAGCTCGCGCACGCGCATCCTCGCGCTGCTGCACCCCTACCTCGAGGCACGGCCGATCGCCACGGCCAACCAGTTCCTCATGAGCGCCGCCCACGGCGCCCGCGAGCGCGGTTACGACCTCGTGCTGTGGCCCGTCAACGACGACGAGCAGATGTCCCACCTGCTCGCCGGCGGTCTCGTGGACGGCGCGCTGCTCATGGAGGTGCAGCTCCGCGACCCCCGCGTGGACCGGCTGATCGCCTCCGGGCTCCCCTTCGCGCTGATCGGCCGGACCGAGGACGAAGACCTGCCGTTCGTCGACATGGACTTCACCACCACGATCGAGCAGGCCGTCGGGCATCTCCGCTCGTTCGGCCACCGGCGCATCGCGCTCGTCACCCTGCGGATGAGGGCCTCGACCGGGAACGAGCCCGGCTGGATCATGCGGGTCAAGTCCGCGTACCGCGGCGCGATGGCGGCCGCCGGCGAGCCGCCCACCGTCATCGCCGTGGAGGGCACGTCGGCCGGGGGGCGGAAGGCGGCGCGCCGGCTCAGCGAGGACTTCCCGGAGGTGACGGGCGTCGTCGTGGTGAACGAGGGCGCCTCGGCCGGGCTGGTCAAGGAATCGCGGGCGCTCGGGCGCAGCGTGCCGGACGACCTGTCGATCATCTCCGCGGCCACCACGGCCGAGCTCGGCGAGATGATCGAGCCGTCCCTGACCGTCATGACGGCGCCGGCCACCGAGCTGGGCCGCCTCGGCGTGAACGCGCTGATCGACCAGCTCGAAGGGGTGCCGGACGCCCCTCCGAACATCCTCATCCCCTGCACGCTGGTGCCGGGCCAGTCGGTCGGCCCCGCCCCTGCCTGA
- a CDS encoding TetR/AcrR family transcriptional regulator has protein sequence MTDRGPADSTRDRIVTAAKAEFSRHGIAGARVDRIAREARTSKERVYAYFRSKEALYAFVAGQELTVMAEATRMDPTDLPGYAGRVFDYFTGHPEHYRLLAWGRLELSETPDAEGPTWAAMTRKLEQLREAQRAGHLDPAWDPVDILSLVSQITMSWVGQPEVAQLSARQARDPGTQARRAAVVKAVRLLFPPALTP, from the coding sequence ATGACCGACCGGGGCCCCGCCGACTCGACGCGCGACAGGATCGTCACCGCGGCGAAGGCCGAGTTCTCCCGGCATGGGATCGCCGGGGCGCGGGTGGACCGGATCGCCAGGGAGGCCCGGACCAGCAAGGAGCGCGTCTACGCGTATTTCCGCAGCAAGGAGGCGCTCTACGCGTTCGTCGCGGGACAGGAGCTGACGGTCATGGCCGAGGCCACCCGCATGGACCCCACCGACCTGCCCGGCTATGCCGGGCGGGTCTTCGACTACTTCACCGGCCACCCGGAGCACTACCGGCTGCTCGCGTGGGGCCGGCTGGAGCTGAGCGAGACGCCCGACGCCGAGGGCCCCACCTGGGCGGCCATGACCCGCAAGCTCGAACAGCTCCGCGAAGCCCAGCGGGCCGGCCACCTCGACCCGGCATGGGACCCGGTCGACATCCTCTCGCTCGTCAGCCAGATCACCATGTCCTGGGTCGGGCAGCCCGAGGTGGCTCAGCTGTCCGCCCGGCAGGCGCGCGACCCCGGCACGCAGGCCCGCCGGGCCGCCGTCGTCAAGGCGGTCCGGCTCCTCTTCCCGCCCGCCCTGACTCCGTAG
- a CDS encoding Gfo/Idh/MocA family protein: MNRSGARPLRVVQVGAGAMGLAWTRTLAASGDVELVGVADLDTDRAAQAVRAVGVDAEVGASLGELLATEPDAVVNVTIPAAHTAVNVEALFAGLPVLCEKPAAPTLAEALVQAAAAEATGRLLMISQSRRYFAALEAYRSRIAELGPIGLLTTGFYRAPRFGGFRDEMEQPLLVDMAIHAFDAARHLLGAEPVSVGCESWNPPWSWYRGDAAATATFLFEEGTRYVFTGSWCAEGAGTSWNGEWLASGAKGTATWDGEDRVTSSAGGAADVPRGDREQIAGALAEFVAALRAGVEPPGAIAGNVRSLAMVEAAVRSAESGQRVEIDALLERAYRDALSHPVREEIRTRLESWGTATAALPRQRAVTS, encoded by the coding sequence GTGAACCGCTCCGGCGCGCGCCCGCTCCGCGTCGTGCAGGTCGGGGCGGGCGCGATGGGCCTCGCCTGGACGCGGACCCTGGCCGCGTCCGGCGACGTCGAGCTGGTCGGGGTGGCCGACCTCGACACCGACCGGGCGGCGCAGGCCGTACGGGCCGTCGGCGTGGACGCCGAGGTCGGCGCCTCGCTCGGCGAGCTCCTGGCGACCGAGCCGGACGCCGTCGTCAACGTCACGATCCCGGCGGCCCACACCGCGGTGAACGTCGAGGCGCTGTTCGCCGGGCTGCCGGTGCTGTGCGAGAAGCCGGCCGCGCCGACCCTCGCCGAGGCGCTCGTCCAGGCCGCCGCCGCCGAGGCGACCGGGCGGTTACTGATGATCAGCCAGTCGCGCCGGTACTTCGCCGCCCTGGAGGCGTACCGGAGCCGGATCGCCGAGCTCGGCCCGATCGGGCTGCTCACCACCGGGTTCTACCGCGCCCCGCGCTTCGGCGGCTTCCGTGACGAGATGGAGCAGCCGCTCCTGGTGGACATGGCCATCCACGCCTTCGACGCCGCCCGACACCTGCTCGGCGCGGAGCCGGTCTCGGTCGGCTGCGAGAGCTGGAACCCGCCGTGGAGCTGGTACCGGGGCGACGCGGCGGCGACGGCGACCTTCCTGTTCGAGGAGGGCACCCGTTACGTGTTCACCGGTAGCTGGTGCGCGGAGGGGGCGGGGACGTCCTGGAACGGGGAGTGGCTGGCCAGCGGCGCCAAGGGCACCGCCACCTGGGACGGCGAGGACCGCGTCACGTCCAGCGCGGGCGGCGCCGCTGACGTGCCGCGGGGCGACCGGGAGCAGATCGCCGGGGCGCTGGCGGAGTTCGTGGCGGCGCTGCGGGCGGGGGTGGAGCCGCCGGGGGCGATCGCGGGCAACGTCCGCAGCCTCGCGATGGTCGAGGCGGCGGTCCGCTCCGCCGAGTCCGGCCAGCGCGTCGAGATCGACGCGCTGCTGGAGCGGGCCTACCGGGACGCGCTGTCGCACCCCGTACGAGAGGAGATCCGTACGCGGCTCGAGTCCTGGGGAACGGCGACGGCGGCGCTGCCGAGACAGCGGGCCGTCACGAGCTGA
- a CDS encoding EXLDI protein, which produces MVIQVAGDERRFPGVLLGEWGRAGRSGRVETFRVYRSGQGTFVLHVDRSPEWVSGSESGDRLRLTQAWGFVPGEATVEVVGTMEELRGRIPAEFHDRIARIAERPVVEDLDL; this is translated from the coding sequence ATCGTCATCCAGGTCGCCGGCGACGAGCGGCGCTTCCCGGGGGTGCTGCTCGGCGAGTGGGGCCGCGCCGGCCGCAGCGGGCGGGTGGAGACGTTCCGGGTGTACCGCTCGGGCCAGGGCACGTTCGTCCTGCACGTCGATCGGTCGCCCGAGTGGGTGAGCGGTTCGGAGTCCGGCGACCGGCTTCGTCTCACCCAGGCCTGGGGCTTCGTACCGGGCGAGGCCACCGTGGAGGTCGTCGGCACGATGGAGGAGCTGCGCGGCAGGATCCCCGCCGAGTTCCACGACCGGATCGCCAGGATCGCCGAACGCCCCGTCGTGGAAGACCTCGACCTCTGA
- a CDS encoding carbohydrate ABC transporter permease, giving the protein MTAALFTFLRAWSDFLFALTLTSTPEVRPITLGIYDYINANREDWSAVMATAVLASIPAALLLIFAQRYIASGAINGAIK; this is encoded by the coding sequence GTGACCGCCGCGCTCTTCACCTTCCTCCGGGCGTGGAGCGACTTCCTGTTCGCGCTCACCCTGACCAGCACCCCCGAGGTCCGGCCCATCACCCTCGGCATCTACGACTACATCAACGCCAACCGCGAGGACTGGTCGGCCGTGATGGCCACCGCGGTGCTCGCCTCCATCCCGGCGGCCCTGCTGCTGATCTTCGCCCAGCGCTACATCGCCTCCGGCGCCATCAACGGCGCGATCAAATGA
- a CDS encoding aldo/keto reductase → MQHRTLGRQGLRVSALGLGTMGMSIAYGPADDEEGIATIRRAHELGVTFFDTAELYGGGANEALLGRAVKGFRDEVVLATKFGFDLTKEPVGLNSRPDNIRKVAENSLRLLQTDHLDVLYQHRPDPDVPIEDVAGTVGELIAAGKVRYFGLSEAGEDTIRRAHAVTPVSVLQTEYSLFERDVEDKILPVVRELGIGFVPYSPLGRGFLTGAVKPGHEYAEGDMRRWDERWQGDNYAYNLRATQRLTELAAAKGITVAQLALAWLLAQGEDIVPIPGTRSPRRIEENVAAADVDLSPADLRSVVEILPHGSAGGRYPAAYMPTDW, encoded by the coding sequence ATGCAGCACAGGACACTCGGCCGGCAGGGACTGCGCGTCTCCGCGCTCGGCCTGGGCACCATGGGCATGTCCATCGCCTACGGTCCCGCCGACGACGAGGAGGGCATCGCCACCATCCGCCGCGCCCACGAGCTGGGCGTGACCTTTTTTGACACCGCCGAGCTCTACGGGGGCGGCGCCAACGAGGCCCTCCTCGGCAGGGCCGTCAAGGGCTTCCGCGACGAGGTCGTGCTGGCCACCAAGTTCGGCTTCGACCTCACCAAGGAGCCGGTCGGCCTCAACAGCCGTCCCGACAACATCCGCAAGGTCGCCGAGAACAGCCTCAGATTGCTCCAGACCGACCACCTCGACGTGCTCTACCAGCACCGTCCGGACCCGGACGTGCCCATCGAGGACGTGGCCGGCACCGTCGGCGAGCTCATCGCGGCCGGCAAGGTCCGGTACTTCGGGCTCAGCGAGGCGGGCGAGGACACCATCCGCCGCGCCCACGCCGTCACCCCCGTGTCGGTGCTGCAGACCGAGTACTCGCTCTTCGAGCGGGACGTCGAGGACAAGATCCTGCCCGTCGTGCGGGAGCTGGGCATCGGCTTCGTCCCCTACTCCCCGCTGGGCCGCGGCTTCCTCACCGGCGCGGTCAAGCCCGGCCACGAGTACGCCGAGGGCGACATGCGCCGCTGGGACGAGCGCTGGCAGGGCGACAACTACGCCTACAACCTGCGCGCCACCCAGCGGCTGACCGAGCTGGCCGCCGCCAAGGGCATCACCGTCGCCCAGCTCGCGCTGGCCTGGCTGCTCGCCCAGGGCGAGGACATCGTCCCCATCCCCGGTACCCGCAGCCCCCGGCGCATCGAGGAGAACGTGGCCGCCGCCGACGTGGACCTCAGCCCTGCCGACCTGCGGAGCGTCGTCGAGATCCTCCCGCACGGCTCGGCCGGCGGCCGCTATCCCGCCGCCTACATGCCCACCGACTGGTAA
- a CDS encoding ThuA domain-containing protein, with protein MKTHVTVWGENRHEQLEPRVAEIYPDGMHNAIRRGIEGWLGDSATVATATLDDPEHGLTEEVLANTDVLIWWGHAAHAEVADEVVERVHRHVLSGMGLVVLHSGHWSKIFTKLMGTTCTLRWRSDNDRELVWTVNPTHPIARGIPHPIEIPAQEMYGEQFDIPTPDELIFISSFSGGEVFRSGCTFRRGNGKIFYFSPGDQDYPVYHHPDVLHVIANGAEWAAGDRSRRELPILLRYETGDFFNGHGYRGALHNKENAE; from the coding sequence GTGAAGACCCACGTCACCGTATGGGGCGAGAACCGCCACGAGCAGCTCGAACCCCGGGTCGCCGAGATCTACCCGGACGGCATGCACAACGCCATCCGCCGGGGGATCGAGGGCTGGCTGGGTGACAGCGCGACCGTCGCCACGGCCACGCTGGACGATCCCGAGCACGGCCTGACCGAGGAGGTGCTCGCCAACACCGACGTGCTCATCTGGTGGGGTCACGCCGCCCACGCGGAGGTGGCCGACGAGGTGGTGGAGCGGGTGCACCGGCACGTCCTGTCGGGCATGGGGCTGGTGGTGCTGCACTCCGGCCACTGGTCGAAGATCTTCACCAAGCTCATGGGCACCACGTGCACGCTGCGCTGGCGCAGCGACAACGACCGCGAGCTGGTCTGGACGGTCAACCCGACCCACCCCATCGCCCGCGGCATCCCGCACCCCATCGAGATCCCCGCCCAGGAGATGTACGGCGAGCAGTTCGACATCCCCACGCCCGACGAGCTGATCTTCATCAGCTCCTTCAGCGGCGGGGAGGTCTTCCGCAGCGGCTGCACCTTCCGGCGCGGCAACGGCAAGATCTTCTACTTCAGCCCCGGCGACCAGGACTATCCCGTCTACCACCACCCGGACGTCCTGCACGTCATCGCCAACGGCGCCGAGTGGGCGGCCGGCGACCGGTCGCGGCGCGAGCTGCCGATCCTGCTCCGCTACGAGACGGGCGACTTCTTCAACGGGCACGGCTACCGCGGCGCCCTGCACAACAAGGAGAACGCCGAGTGA